The nucleotide sequence CCCGCTTTAACGTCATGGCGGGGAGCTTTCCTTTCAGAAGGGCTTGGTGTTGGTGTAACGTCGCTGCGGAAGTTCAGCTTTAAACTGTCGCAATCGCGTGACCTCAACCATGAGTTTCCCGACATGCTGCTGCCCTCCTCCTCCAAAGTACCGATAGATAAGTAACAAAAACTGCTGCTAATAAGCGGAGAGCCATGTGATGAGATGTTTTGCCGCAGGACTGGTCAAATATGTTCTGGGGGCAGTTGCGGTGAGGACAGTGCAGGGGTACGGAACCCCGAGGGGAGCTTAGCCTGTGGAGCACAGGAGTGTTTCGGTGCCACTCTCCTGTTTGCAAGACCCGGAGCCTAATAAGAATGGTTCATGCAATAGAATGAATAGAACAGAACCATTCTCCACACAAATCTACGTGGTAGGTATATGAGGTATGTATGGTCTACCCTTATGGGCCGCGATACCGACCTTTTGCCAGATGGAAGTAGCGTTGCAGGTTGGGTTGACCAGAGCCCAAAGAAGGAGATGCAGGTGAGTTGTCGAACCAGAAAATGGCTTATGGTGATTACTGTGCCTACTGTACCGGTACTTCATGAACAGAAATCCCACCGTCAAAGATCTGCGGCAATGAGTTTACTCCGCACGAGTACAGTACTGCATACGTGTCTTGCCGTGCCATTGCTAGTCCAAGCCTCAGCGTTGAAGCAAAGCGAATCGgagttttctctttttccagTTCATTTCATTAAGCGCGTGACTCGGTACTGTGTTCTTCTCTCAATTACAAAACCTACTTCAGCTCCAGGAGCAACAGGAGCTAAGAACAGCCCGGTTTGGCACATGCTTTTTTAGCGACAAGATGAGACAGGGGAGGTCAATCGATAAGCGAGCATAAAGAACACTGGCTGCGGTACCAGGTTGGCAATGCCCGGGTGTGACAAGGTAAACGTGCTTGGTTTCCTACGTAAGGATAGGTGTTCCTAAGTAAATAGGTAGTAGTCTGGTACAACTCGACGTTGGCGGTCTGTTGGATGTACGGACAGACAGAGTGATTCGGCCGGGTGGAACGAAAGCCTGCAGAGCGCACCTATGATATTCGGTACGGGAGCTAAGGTGGGTTAAATAAAAGAATCGTAGGTAGCCCTATCTGCGCATTAAAACACCACCCACGTAAGATGCATGTCTGCTGCGGGTGGCGTGCCAGAAGAACATTCTATTGTGCCAATGATGTTCCCCTCCTACAGTATGTGTTTCTCAATTCCGCAAGCTCCGAGTAGCTACTTCTTTGCAGCCGAGCTGTGCCGACAGTGGTCGAGGGGTAGCTAGCTGTATGTAGCAACAAACTCGCCTGTTGGATTTCTCATTGATCAGGtaaaaagaaacaatacaaaaaaaaaaaaaaacgatccctctcgtttattttttttatttttattgaAGTCGAGATCATCCCAATTCAAATTGTATTAGGTGCCTTTGCTATTTCTGGCCACCGGGGTTTAAAAACAAATCAAGAGGCATAACAAGAAGAAAGCGGTAAACTGGGGTCAAGCTCGTCGTCTCCCACTCGCCCGAGCTGCCGTTGCGTCATTAGCTCGTGCACACGCCGTGTCTCCGCGAATTTGCAAGCATCAAATCCATTTCCTCACGGAGTACCtagcctcggcctcggcacaTCCCATCCCACCTGCTACTATTCTGGCCATCGACCTCAGCCGCCGCTAACCAGCAAATTGAGTCACAAGGTGCTGAAGCACGATTCCTGGTCCTTTTTGGAgtcttaaaaaaaaaaaaccccgacGCCCGCCCATCAACTGTAATTCATTGTCATCGTCACCGACCAGGTTATCTAATTTTGCTGGCGTACCCTACATAATCAACCGTCTCGCCCGGGCCGGGAATAGTCACAACTGGGCGCCTGCCCTGGACAAGCGATTCGCCTGCGCCCAAGATGTCGTGGAAGAAGTCGGAGAGGTTGATGGACACCATCAGGCATTATGCCAAGTTCCCTGCGACCGGCGTGAGCTTGCGCCAGATGGTTCAGTTCGGCGAGAAGCCGTCTGTAGGCAAGTACCAGAGCCCTGGCCGTCAATTGACATGTTTTCATTTCTGTTATATTttgatatatatatttttggaACTCGTGTgctaatctggctgtctCGTGACCTATAGGCACACTGTTCCGGGCCTCACAGTTCCTTGCAGAGGAGCTCCCAATACGTCTGGCGCATCGCGTGCACGAGTTAGATACCTTACCAGATGGCCTGAACGAGATGCCCTCAGTAAAGAAGGTGCTGGACTGGTATGCGCAGTCGTTCGAGGTGCGTATAGATCAATTCTGGGCCTTTTACATGGCAAAACACATGTTTTCCCCAGCCGATGCAACCATGACTAACATCATCGACATCCTACTTTGCAGGAAATCACACAACTGCCAAGGCCAGAACTCGACAAATCTGTAAAAGAAAGATTATTGAAGCCTGGAAGGAGTAGGACCCAACAGCTACTGTCCGAAGCGACACCAAACCCTAGCATAGCAGAAGGCCAGTATGCCTCACAGGCGGTGACATCACAGAACGGCAACGGTTGGACCAAGAAGCAGCATGCTGCCAGGAGATACTTTGCCATGGTGGACGATTATGGTGACTGGCCACCAGAGCTGCAATTGTACAACCAAAGGTTTTCCCAGACTCTTAACAAGATCAAGAGGCGGCACGACGGTGTTGTGACAACCATGGCGCAGGGTATCCTCGAATATAAGCGGCAGAGACAGCGAATGCAGATCGACAACAACATGCAATCATTCCTCGACCGATTCTACATGTCTCGTATCGGCATCCGCATGCTCATTGGCCAACACATTGCCCTTACGGACCAGTCACACTATCGCGACCCAACTTACGTCGGCATCATATGCACAAAGACCAACGTTCGCGACCTGGCGCAGGAGGCTATTGAAAACGCCCGTTTCGTCTGCGAGGACCACTACGGCTTGTTCGAGGCACCCAAGATCCAGCTCGTCTGCAACCCGAATATCAACTTCATGTACGTGCCGGGCCACCTGTCGCACATGCTGTTCGAGACCCTTAAGAATTCCCTGCGTGCCGTTGTCGAGACGCACGGCCAGGACAAGCAGGAGTTCCCCGTTACCAAGGTCATTGTCGCAGAGGGCAAGGAGGACATTACGATCAAGATCACCGACGAAGGTGGTGGCATCCCGAGGAGTGCCATACCGCTCGTCTGGACGTATATGTACACGACTGTCGATAGCACGCCTAATCTGGACCCTGACTTCGACAAGAGCGACTTCAAGGCACCGATGGCTGGGTTTGGATATGGTCTGCCGATCTCAAGGCTATACGCGAGGTACTTTGGTGGTGACCTGAAGCTTATCTCTATGGAAGGGTGAGTTATCCCGTGGTGTCTTTTCGTGATCCTCTGGGAACGATGAAACTAATTTCCGCAACCTCGCAATAGATACGGCACCGATGTCTACTTGCACCTCAACAGGCTGTCGAGTTCCTCTGAGCCTTTGCAATAGGAACTCGCAGTCATGAGGGATCGACCATCCCAAGGATTGACGCTGGGGCTGAAATATAAAGTGCAAAAACGACTGAAGAACATGGAAGTCGTGGAACGCAAGCAGGTCGGTGACGTTGAAAGTCTGGTCAACCGCACCTCGAGAGGATCCCACATTGGATCATACGCCGGGAAAGAAAGTGAATTGTAGGCTGGTTGGTTTGTGTAGAGATATGTTAAGTGTGATGTCGGGTTTCACCGTTGGCTTGCAGGGGTAAGGCAGCACCAGGGGTAAGACGCCACTGGTTGTGAGAAGCGATAGCGGTGAACTCTCACCAGTTTctcattttctttttgttttgtttttaccttattttttttaacccCACTATGGGTttccttgtctttttcttctttttttcatcgTCCATCCATTCATTTTTACTACAATGGGGTTTGTCAACAGCATGGGATACGGCGCTTGGAAGGCGTTTTCAAACcaatgaacaaaaaaaaagggtttggGTTTTTAGGTGGACATCTATCCAACTATTTTGAGGCTATAGCCGAGTGCTACTTTCAAGGGTCGACCCCACACATGAGGCAGGTCTAGTATCTACTTAGCTTTGCTGTCAGCAGAAAGGTATATATATTCAATAGGTACATAATTTTGTCAGCCAATAACGTATGTGGTATCAATGCCCGTGTCATACACCTACTCCGTAGTGCCTGTTTACCTACATAAGGCTGATAAGGTACGCATGGTTGGCTGTATTATGTAAAGCAGACTAGCCTGCAATTTCTGCTCACGCGACGAATGGAATACTGCTGTAATTATAGAGTTCGGGGGATTCATCGTGAGTGGCACACTATTTGTCATTCTGACTATTTTGTGATAAAGAGTATACGTCAGAATTAAGAATTTCGACGAGGATTGTATAAACATTTatggaaaagaaacaaaaaacacaGACAACGCCTTGATAATGCAAAAGACTTCCCCATGTGCGCGCTCATAAAAAGACAAATCCCATAAAAGAGATGCAAGGCAGTAAGTAGTACAAAGCCTTGAACAACAGGGacaaccagaaaaaaaagcaacaaaagAAGGCGAAAGAGAAAGTCTAGAAAAGAGAAACCCTGCTCATCAAGTCTTGTAAAGCAGGTCAAGGAAGCCATTGGCCAACTCAACGACGACGCTCTTGTTGGGCAAGCTGCCGGCGACACCGTACAGGGCGGCCGAGTCTCCGACGGCCGCACCCTTGGCGCCCTTGCCCTCGGCGATCCTAGCACGCTCCTTCTCGCGCTCGCCCTCGACGCAGGCCTCGAGATCGGTGGCCAGGCGCTCCCAGACCTTGGCGGTGGGGAGGGTGAATGCCACGTGCATTGCTGGTGGGTTCTGCAGGGAGTTGAGGTGCCATCCCTTCTCGCCCATGGCATCGGCAATGTCGTAGATGTTGAGGTTGCGCGCCCGGAAGGCAACGACCGAGGACAAGGGCTTGCCGATGATCTCGAGCTCGGCGGCCAGGCTGGGTGACGCGTTGATGTGGTCGACAAGCTTCTTGGCGGCGCCGACGATCTCGACGCAGGCGGCCAGGTATCCGGCCTCACCCACGGCCATCATGCTGGCCCAGCAGCCTGCAATAAGGGCACCGGGACGAGAGCCAGCAATCCCAGGGGAGGCATAGACACCACCGCTCCAGTCGGGACACACAAAGTACTGGTACTTGCGAAGCTCAGCGGTGCGGTAAAGCACAGTGCTGTTGCCCTTGGGGGCAAAGCCGTACTTGTGAGTGTCCACGCTGATGGAGGTGACACCCTTCAACCGGAAGTCGAAAGGCCGGGTCTCGAAGCCCGCACGTTCAAGGAAAGGGACCAAGAATGAACCGAGACAGCAGTCGACATGGAGAGGGATCTTGTAACGGACAGCGAGCTTGGAAAGCCCAGAGATGTCGTCAATGATGCCGTGAGGAAAGTTGGGAGCCGAGCCAACAAGCATAATGGTGTTGGCATTGATCAGTCGGCGCACCCGAGATACATCGACTTGATAGTCGGGAGCGGGGCAGGCAACAAAGTTGACCTTGATCTTGTAGTATTCGGCTGCCTTCCGGAAAGCGGTATGGCTTGTCTCGGGGAGAATTCTGCGCAGATAAAAACGGAATGTCAGGGTCACTTTCTCGCCTTTAGCCAACCCAACCTGTGGGGTAAAACTTACATCTCCGGCTCAGTGACACCCCTTTCATTGTAGGCCTTTTGGCGGGCACTCAGCACCGCCATCAGGATACTCTCAGTACCTCCAGAAGTCGAGACACCCGCAGCGCCAACCGGGGCATTGAAGAGCGACAGGACCATGGCCACCACCTCGGCCTCCATCTTCCGCACGCCGGGGAAGACATCGGGGTGGATGGGGTTGGCGACAGTGAATTTGCCGTACGCATCGGTCTGGAGACTTATGAGCTCGTCCTCGCCGTGATAGACAGCACCCGATACATAACCATCCTCCCAGCGTGTGTGGTCCATGTTGGCGAGCGACTCAAGCTCAGCTCGGACTGCCTCGTTGGTCCAGCCCTGCTTGGGAATCTGCAAGTAGCGCGGAGcctccggcggcggcagcgtctTCTTGCTGAGCTTGGACAGAGCCGTATCGACCTCCGACCGCACCTTGTTGCGCACGCCGGGGGCGCGCAGCAGCCATCCGTAGGCCGTGACCCGCATCGCAGCGTACAGCTCGGCAAGCCATCCTAGGAGTCCGCGACCCCGGAGTTTCCAGAAGGCGCGCCGCGTCCATCGTAGCACAAAGAGTGTGAAGACTATGTTTCGGAGCCTGGCAAGATAAAAATCTCAGGGTCAGTTATCTTCATATGGATGCTGCGACTTATGCGCCCTAAGCCGAAGTCCCGAGGCTAACATAGATCAAGGGTGCAAGGGCTTGAGACTCACAGGTCAATGCTGAGAAGCTGTACGACGCTGGTTGGTCTGTTCCTCTTGACACTGATGAGGCCATCTCTCAGGCTCTGCGGTATCCTAGAAGTTCCCGGCATCGCGATAGTGAGAAATATATGGTGGAAGTGTGTCTTGGTGTCTGCTTAAGCAGCTTGCGCCGATTGTGGTGGGTCCTCGATTGACGCTGGTAGAAGTAAAGTAGAAGGGAGAAAGTTGTGGCTTGTTGACTGTATGCTTAGCTTCGTGTTTGCAAGGCCTCTGATCAGATCTTTGAACTAATGTGAACGTGCTCTTCAATGAATGCACTGGAGCAAAGATGCGGCAAGATCAGACCTTTTTATCATTTCGTTGTTCGTGATGGCAAAAGAGCCGCTGTCGAAGGGTACCTTGATTGAACTCTCCTTTACGCGCGTAACGCGTATTTGGGGTTGCACAATACGTCTTACGCCTTCAAGTCCAAATCCCAATCCCGTGGGGCAACGCAGTTCTAGTTCTACGTATGATGCAAGGCGGGGGTGTCCTTTTTCATTTTTAGATAACGACATAATAGAATCTTCTCCTTTTCTTCGTATTGCCGTATCAATTGTCCGCGGGATCCAGGGCATTATTTACATAGTCCTGGCGAACCGGGAAATTATGTGAACAGAGTGACGTGAGTTACATTTTGGCTGGGATAAAAAAATCCATCGCAGTTATCCGCCCCTATGCTATGCTTGGTTGGAGCTATCAGCTATGTTTGACTGGAGCCTAAAAAAGAACACCCTTGAGAATCACCACACGGATAATTGCGCAATAGATGCCACCAAAACGTCGACACTATATAGACATAGGTagtgggtacctacctactttacTTAACAGCTATGTGTGACAAAGCAACTTGATCCCTTCAATAAATTGAGACAGGACAAAAATAGATGACAAGAGTGGGATTTGAACCCACGCCTCTTTCGAGACCAGAATGCTCCACATTTATGGTGCGGAAGTTATTGAGTACGAACTGTACCGCTTAAACTTGAGTCTGGCGCCTTAGACCGCTCGGCCATCTTGCCGTTGGAGACCGAGGATTTTGGTGGGATTATACTCGGCAGCTTCCGGACCCTGCAGCAGCCCGCAGAAAGCCACGGATAATTAGGTACAGCTTTCCGATTGATATAAGGTCTATAATCGCTCGGCCGTGGACCCAGGCTCAGAAGTAATTAGTAGGATCGCGAGAGAACAGGCAATCGTGCAAATTAGGTAGTTAACAACCAGCCGAAATTGTCGCATGGACGTCGTCTCAACTTGAGCTCCTAAAGTGCAGCGACAACTCTGTTAAATGTAAATAAATATTTAGTTCTACACCGTGACATTGTCGTGTCGCGTTCTATTTCCCACTCATCAGGATAAATCGTGGTAAAAATTCCCCAAACCCCGTTAAAAACACGCAGATGAAATAGAATTTAGGTGCAGGAAATCCCGGCAAAGCCCCGTTATAACCCCATTTGGCCAGTGAAGCTCCCGTCGTTGCATGGTACACAAAACAGCATCATAGACGTGGCGATGTATTTGTTGTGTTGGCGTTCAGTACTCCCCGAGAAAGGTGAGGTAAATTAATGAGACGTAAAAAATGACGGGCTGATAGAAAACTAGATGGATGATAAAGTATGAAAAAGCTATAAGGAGttaaaagataataaattgGGCTGCAGTATCCAAGGACGGGGATGAAATGTACTGAATGTCCGCACAATTGCCGTCCTCAGCACTCTTAGGCGCCTTGTCATGATTTGGTGCCGCGCCACTGCTTTTCGTATTTCGCTGCCTCGGCCTCGCATGCTGGGTACCCAACCTTGGAGCAGGCGGGAAACCTGACAACCATATCGCCAGCTTGGTAGGATTCCCCAGAGTCTCCCGTATTGTAAGAGTTGATATACCTTTGCGGTACGATTGCCAGCTTTGACAAGATGGTGGGGTGCCATTGAACGATATGTTCCTATACCAAGATGTAACCACGCATTAGTATATTGGTTTCTCCATATTGTTGGTCCTTTGAGCGCTGGTAGGTAAAGGACTTACAAGAGCATGCTCCtcagctttttggaaatTGTAGCTTCGGTAGATGGGATCAAACCATGTCTCGAGGAAGAACTTGGCCCACTCTCCGTTGCGTACAATGAAGCTACCCACGGAAAGACCTGCCTTGTCCTGGGTGAGAACAAGATCGACGTCCTCGCCCTTCAGGTGCGTGAATGTCTTGATGATGCTGTCGGGTGGCACGACCGGGTGATCCTTAATCATCACATCTCCTATGGCCTTTGCCTCCATTAACGACTGCTCCACCGTCGGCTCCATGTTGACGATAATGGTATCATGGTCTAGGAACCAGAAGTAGGTCGCATCCGGGAACTTGGTAAGGGCGTGCCTCATTGCAACCACCTTGGACCATGATGTAGGTGCGCCCTTGAGGTCATACTCAAAGACGTCGGGGAACCACGTCTCGTAACCTATATTGACCATCCATACCAGTCAGCTGGCAATCCATGTGGCAAGGCCTCATTTCTTGGGACAAGAACAGGCCGACATGTCCTTGGTAAAGACAGCAGACGAGAATTTTCAAACATACCATGCTTCTTGGCGTACGTTAACCGATTCTCCTTAAGATTTTGCAGGTAGGAATTGCTGTGGAGGCCAGAATCCATGACCGTGACAAGCACCGCAGGCGGGTTGCCCGTGGGATCATGCGTAGTTATCGGGTGCTGTGCGCCACTGCGCTTGATGCTCCTACTCGCTGTGCTGGCGCGAGATATCGAGAAGAAGAGGTAGAAGCATGCAAAGGTAACGACGGCGATTATCAGTCCCCCTCTTAACCTGATCCGCCGAAGTATGGGCGGTATGTAGCCAGAGGAGGCTGATGGCGGCCTGGCCGGCTTATACCGCGCGGCATTTGAATCCTTGCGGGCTGGGTATGGCAGATGCATGGTGACGGATGCTTTCACTTCccggggcgctgcggccgtCTCGATCCAAGATGATCGCTCAAGGTCGAGCGGCCAGGGCCAAGCCCGTCAGTTATTGCAGACGTGTAGTCAGGGTCGAGGCTGGTTTGCGAAACAGGTGTTCGCTTTCCTTGTCGCAGCGGGCGCCTTGCGCGTTCGTGGCTGATCGAGGGTTGGCGCAACTAACAGACGAGGTGATAAATCTGGCACGTCTAGCTGCTCTGGGGTTTAATGCCGGCTTGCACCGCCTACGTGCTTTCTGGTAGGGGTCGATTTAGTGTTGCAGTTTCGTCGTTCCCGTGCGCGAGTTGAGGGCGAAGAAGTGGGATtcgagagaagaaaaaaaagaagaaaaaataccCATGCGCTGGAAGGAAAGTGCAATCTGGAGCCTCCTATATTAGAGCTTGCGACACAATCGAGATTGGCGTGGGAAACGGGGCAAATATCGAGGTACTAGGTACCCTTGCGGCCAGATGGCCTAACCATGAGAGCTTTTGACTCGAAATCAACAGTAATTCGGGTAAAGCAGTTGGTTAGGTTCGATGTCTCCTATCCAGAAATCGCATTCCTGTATTTATTTTCCTTCTCCGTACGTATTATTTCGCGGATCTTATCAAATGCCAAAGGAAGCATTGTTACATCCGACTACCCATTGGACCCTTTGGCCTTGATCACCCCTTTCCAAATCTTAAGTCAATACTGGTAGAGCCAATGACGGATATCGATCAGATCGGATGTGGGTCTCCTTCCCCTGACACCTGCCACTGCCCACCAAGCGCACTCTGGGCGCACTCTGGGCGCACTCGTGAGGCATTAGTGTCGATTCAAAGGATTCTAAAGTTCGCTAGTCCAGCCTAACCTTGCATCACCAGTTTTGAGCCATTATGCCACATAGATATTTAGGTACTCATCTCCCTACGTGATTGTATCGACCATCCCGGAATCACCACGTCTTCCCCAAGCGGATCAAACATAGTTCCTGAAGAGTAGCAAAAATGGTTGCGCATAGTCTCCGAAGAGACTATGGCTTCAAAGAGCGTCGACAGACTTGTCCCGTCCCACGACGAGTGCCGAAGCAAGACGCTTCAGCACTCAGGGGTCATGACAAGATTCAATCTTTGCACGCAGACTAGTTGACACAACATGGAGATCAGGTTGAGGCAACTTAAGAGTGTGCAAGTAGGTTCATATCGGAGAACGAGGCCGGTGTCATCGCTCATATGCATGCGGGATTATTGAAAATTGGCTAATTCCTCATAGCATATCTAATCCCTCGAGGCAATGGAGTCACATGTTGTCAAGTATCGTGACCCGCATCGTCTTGAtaatcatcgtcatcgtcgtcttcaTCGCCATGGATATCGGCGACCTTCTCACTGACCTTTTCAAGAACTCTGGAGCTCAACACGCTGATAACCTTCCAAGTTGCCTATTGATGTGTCAGACGCATGGCCAcaaagatgattgggaaaaaAGAACGTACCACTAGGAATGTAAAAAGTCCAACCATA is from Pyricularia oryzae 70-15 chromosome 2, whole genome shotgun sequence and encodes:
- a CDS encoding kinase isozyme 4 — protein: MSWKKSERLMDTIRHYAKFPATGVSLRQMVQFGEKPSVGTLFRASQFLAEELPIRLAHRVHELDTLPDGLNEMPSVKKVLDWYAQSFEEITQLPRPELDKSVKERLLKPGRSRTQQLLSEATPNPSIAEGQYASQAVTSQNGNGWTKKQHAARRYFAMVDDYGDWPPELQLYNQRFSQTLNKIKRRHDGVVTTMAQGILEYKRQRQRMQIDNNMQSFLDRFYMSRIGIRMLIGQHIALTDQSHYRDPTYVGIICTKTNVRDLAQEAIENARFVCEDHYGLFEAPKIQLVCNPNINFMYVPGHLSHMLFETLKNSLRAVVETHGQDKQEFPVTKVIVAEGKEDITIKITDEGGGIPRSAIPLVWTYMYTTVDSTPNLDPDFDKSDFKAPMAGFGYGLPISRLYARYFGGDLKLISMEGYGTDVYLHLNRLSSSSEPLQ
- a CDS encoding sphingosine-1-phosphate lyase, which translates into the protein MPGTSRIPQSLRDGLISVKRNRPTSVVQLLSIDLLRNIVFTLFVLRWTRRAFWKLRGRGLLGWLAELYAAMRVTAYGWLLRAPGVRNKVRSEVDTALSKLSKKTLPPPEAPRYLQIPKQGWTNEAVRAELESLANMDHTRWEDGYVSGAVYHGEDELISLQTDAYGKFTVANPIHPDVFPGVRKMEAEVVAMVLSLFNAPVGAAGVSTSGGTESILMAVLSARQKAYNERGVTEPEIILPETSHTAFRKAAEYYKIKVNFVACPAPDYQVDVSRVRRLINANTIMLVGSAPNFPHGIIDDISGLSKLAVRYKIPLHVDCCLGSFLVPFLERAGFETRPFDFRLKGVTSISVDTHKYGFAPKGNSTVLYRTAELRKYQYFVCPDWSGGVYASPGIAGSRPGALIAGCWASMMAVGEAGYLAACVEIVGAAKKLVDHINASPSLAAELEIIGKPLSSVVAFRARNLNIYDIADAMGEKGWHLNSLQNPPAMHVAFTLPTAKVWERLATDLEACVEGEREKERARIAEGKGAKGAAVGDSAALYGVAGSLPNKSVVVELANGFLDLLYKT